The nucleotide sequence TCATACTTTCTAAAACACTCTTGTCTTGCATCATCATCATGATAGATTTTTGCTCCTGTCCACCCATGACATTTGATTCCAAAGTGATTATTTGCTTTAACAGCCAACCTCCCTTTTCCCGAACCTGACTCTAAAATTCCTTGCGCAAGTGTTATGCTTGCTGGTATATTATAAGTACGCATTTCATGAATTGCGATATCTTTAAAAACATCAATATAATCTGTTGTGCTATTAATTATTCTGGAGGTGTTTGTAGTTTTAATTGGCTTTGCTTTTACAGAGTTAGAATCTTTTATCTCAACAACACGTTCCTTTATATTTTCTGCTTTTTTTCTAGTTATAGTTCTTTTTCTAGAACCACAGCTTAAAAAAATTATACCAATCAACACTATCAAAAAAATCTTCTTCATACTTTATAATTAATTAACGGTAATTTCTTTTGTTTTAATTTAAAATTCATCCCTTCTATACCCTGTAATCCTCCTGTATGAATTGCTAAAATTCTCGAGCCTTTAGGAAATTTTTTATTTTTAATCATATCTAAAATTCCAAACATCATTTTACCCGTATATATTGGGTCTAAAGGAATATTAAAATCAATTTTAAAACTGTTTAAAAACTGAATTAACTCTATATTTATTTTTGCATAACCTCCAAAATGATAATCTGTTATTAATTCCCAATTTTCGCTCCTTGCAAATTTACTAATATTGTCTTTTAAAAAATCACCTTTTAAAGCCGAAAACCCTAAAACTTTCTGATTTGAATTTATAGAATTTATTAATCCTGTAACAGTCCCACCTGTTCCTACTGGAGAACATATAATATCAAAATCTTCATCGGCTTTCTTTAAAATTTCCTCACAACCTTTTATAGCTAAATTATTGGTTCCCCCTTCTGGAATCATGTAAAATTCTCCAAATTCATTTTTTAATGATTGTAAAAAAGAACTTGTAGTTTTCTTTCGATAATCTTCTCTAGATATAAATTTAAATTTCATCCCTTCTTTGTAAGCAAAGTTTAAAGTAGCATTATCCTTAATTTTATCAAACAACTCCTCTCCTCTTATAACTCCTATTGCCTTGTATCCCTTTAGTTTTCCTATTGCAGCCACAGCAGCAATATGATTAGAAAACGCACCACCAAAGGTTAATAGTGTTTTCAGGTCAGAAAATTTAGCTTCTTCTAAGTTATATTTTAACTTTCTATATTTATTCCCGGATATAAAAGAATGTAGTCTATCTTCTCTTTTTATATAAAGCTCGACACCGTTTGAGTCCTGTATTTTCACTTCTTGATTTACGCTTTTATCTAAATTTATTGCCATCGTTGCGAATATACTTTAAAATTAAATTTGTTTTGCATTATCTTTGACATGATGAAATCAATTCCTAAAGCCGAAGATGGCGATTTTTATTTAACTCCAGAAGGTTATCGTTGTTTTACTGAACAGTATCATATAAAACGTGGTTACTGTTGTGAAAGCGGGTGCAGGCACTGCCCTTATGGTTATAACAAGGCTACCAATTCAAAAAAAGCCTAGCAGGTATTTCTTAATCTTCCTTATCATGCATTAATTAACATTATTTGGTATGATTATTGTTTAATTTATTTATATAAAAAACGCTCTGCCATAGAGTTTTAATGTTAATAACCCTCTCTAATTAAGAACATTAATGATTATTTAGTAAATTCGTTTTAACCATTAAAAAAAGAAGCAATGAAAAGATTATTAAAAATAATACCATTAGCAATACTCCTAATGGTAGTAATTACATCTTGCAGCTCAATAAGAGTTGCTGCAGATTATGACACAAATGCAAGTTTTGAGGGATACAAAACCTTTGCGTTTTTTAAAACAGGCATAGATAATGCTAAAATAAGTGATCTTGATAAACGTAGAATTTTACGTGCTATTGAAGCAGAATTACTAGCTAAAGGATTTATAAAGTCTGAAAACCCAGATATACTCGTAAGTATATTCACAAAATCTAGAGAACGTGTAAATGTTTACAATGGTGGATTCGGATTTGGTGGTTTTGGTTTTGGTGGATTCGGATTTGGTGGTTTTGGCTATGGTTATCCATTTTACGGTGGAAGATTTGGAAATTCTGTAACTACTTCTACCGAAGGGTTACTGTATATAGACTTTATAGATGCCGACAAAAAAGAATTAATTTGGCAAGGTTCTGGTTCTGGCTATTTAACACAAAATGTTGCTAAAAAAGAAGAACGCATTAAAGAGTTTGTTTCTAAAATTATTGAAGCATATCCTCCAGGTATAGCATCAAAATAAATGGCTTTTAAGCTTATAATAAAATAAAAAAGCACTCATTATGAGTGCTTTTTTATTTAGAAAATCCAATTATTGTAATTTGAAGAAGATTCTAAGCTCTCTTCTAGTATATCATCTAATTGCGGAAAGAAATCTATACCTGTTAAATTTTCGATTTTATCTACAGATACTACAAAACTAGATAAGGGTTTATTAGAATTCTGATGTTTTAATAAAAATGCTATCATCTTAGGTTTTTTATTATTATAATCTAAGAGCACTTTATAAAAATAATCTGGTACTGCCACATTCTCATTTCCTATGGTTTTAAGGCTTTCATTTAGCACACCACCAGTAACAACAAATACACCATCATATTTTCTCGCCCAATATCTCACTTTTTGTTCTAATCTATTCCAAATACCAGAATTAAATTCATGAGTCTGTGGAGAAATATTACTTGTTAAAAAAGTTTTATCATGAACAATTTTATTATATTTTCTATCTGCTGCTGGACATAAATGACCTCGATCGTAACCAGAGTTTTTGTAATTGTTCCAATGAGCCGCTTTTGTAGAAATTGCTTTATCTATCTCAAAATATGGGCGTTTAAAACTTCTATTAGATAAATGAGATTTCTTTAATTCATAAGCAACCCATTCTGCTTGCTCATAAGCTTCATTATAAGATAACGAATACCCATTATGATGAACGATTTCTTTTGTAGTACTCTTAGGTAAAAAGTAGTTGTTTGTAATTTCTTTTTGAGAAGAGGTTTCTTCTTCTATTTCCTTACTTACAGGTTGACTATCTAAATAAAAATCGTATAGATAAACTCCAATAAGTAATAGTAATGCTATTAAATAATAAATAGAACGCTTTTTCACAAATTAATTTTTAACATCTAAGGCATCCCTTAATGTATTACCCATAAGCATAAACGCCATAACCAAACTCATAATACACAACCCAGGTATTAATGCTAAATACGGTTTACCAAGAATAATATAATTATAATGATCTTTAATCATTGCACCCCAACTTGCCATTGGTGGTTGCGCTCCAATTCCTAAAAAACTTAGTCCGCTTTCTATTAAAATAGCTGCTGCAAAATTAGCAGCAGAAATTACAATTACTGGCGCCATAATATTAGGTAAAATATGCTTTATAATGATTCTAAAATCTGTAAAGCCCAACGCTCTGGCTGCAGTAACATATTGCATTTCTTTTACACTTATAATCTGCCCTCTTACTACTCTAGCAACCTCAACCCACATAGTTAATCCTACAGCGATAAATACTTGCCAAAATCCTTTCCCAAGAGCAAGTGTAATTGCTATTACCAAAAGTAATGTAGGTATAGACCAAGTTACATTAATAACCCACATAATAATTGCGTCTACTTTCCCTCCATAATATCCTGCAATACTTCCAAAAAAAATGCCAATAATCAATGAAATAAAAACAGCTATAAAGCCTATAAAAAACGAAATTCTCGCACCTATTAAAACACGACTTAATAAATCGCGTCCATATTTATCAGTTCCAAAAATAAATTTCCTTTCAGAAATATAATTCTCAATCTCATAAGGGAAACGGTTTAAAGAAATTGTTTTTATAATTCCTTCTAAACCATCTGATGCATATTCTTTATAAGATAAGGATTCATCAATTATTTTATATTCTGTTATTGGAACTTCTTCATTATTATCCCGTTTTCCAAAAAATATCTTGCTAAAAAACTTATCATCTACTCTTTGTTGTGATGGAATAGTTAACATCGTCACTTTAAAACCGGGTTCTTTAGAATGAATAGATAAATGCATTTGATTCGCATTTTGAGAATTATCTGGAGCTATTACATATGCAAATATTGAGATAAGGCCAACAAGTATAATAAACCAAAAACTTAAAACGCCCCAAAAGTTTTTTTTAAACTTTTGGAGCGCTAATTGAGATAATGAGTTATAATCTCTACTCACTTACTAATCTTTTACTGTTGTTGCTAGTTTTTTAATCCTAAACGATGTTTTTAAATCATTAAGCACATTAAGCGCTTCTTCCATATATACATCTTTGCTAAGACTATTGTGCCAACGTTTCCTTTTTTCTTTTAAAACAGTATCTTTTTCTATTAGCGCAACTTCGTAAGGTAGAGATTTGAAGGTTAGATCAGTTTTATAATCTGCTAGTTTTTCAAATTTCTTAGCTTCTTTTTCGTTATTATTTAATGCTTGTTTGTATTCTTTATAATTTAAAGAATACATATTTCTGTCTCTAATTTTTTTAATCCATTTTGCATTTTCGTCAATTAATTGCAATTGCTCACTCTTTTGCATTCTTTCATTACTCTTTTTAACAGTAGCTTCGTAATCAAAATAATTATCCCAAATATTATATTCTGCTGGTTGAATCTCATCCCAAGGTAATGGATTATCTTGATCTCTTTCTCCTATATCAATATAACTGTAACGGTCTGGAACAACTACATCACTTTTAACACCTTCTAATTGAGTAGATCCACCGTTAATTCTATAATACTTTTGTGTTGTAAACTTAAACCCTCCTAAATCATCATCATTTCCTCTAACCATACGGTTTAAATCAATAAGTTGTTGTACAGTTCCTTTACCATAAGTTTGTTTACTTCCTATAACAATAGCTCTCTTATAATCTTGCATAGCAGCTGCCAAAATTTCTGAAGCTGAGGCAGACAGTTCGTTTACTAAAATTACTAACGGCCCATCCCATGAGATTGATTTATCTTTATCCCTAAGCACTTCTTTTGGTTCGCCTGTAGATCGCACTTGTACAACTGGCCCATCTTTAATAAATAATCCGGCCATCTCTACTACAGTTTTTAAAGATCCACCTCCATTATTTCTTAAGTCTAATACAAGGCCTTCCATTCCTTGCTCTTTTAAGCGCTCTATCTCTACTTTTATATCTGCAGCTGCATTACGTTTATTATAATCTTTAAAGTCTGCATAAAACCCAGGTAAATTAATTACTCCAAAGTTTCTTCCTTCTTTTTTAACAATAGATGTTTTAGCATAAGTTTCTTCTTGTTCTACAACATCTCTTGTAATAGTTATATCTTCAATGCCACCATCAACTTTTTTGAGTGTTAATGTAACTTTAGTTCCTTTAGGGCCTTTAATTAGTTTTATAGCATCATCAATACGCATCCCTACAATACTTACTGCTTCATCTTCATCTTCTTGTTTTACTTTTAAAATTACATCTCCTACTTGTAATTCGTTTTGTCTCCAAGCTGGACCTCCCGATACAATTGTATTTACTGTTATTTTATCTATTTTTTTCTGAAGAACTGCTCCTATTCCTTCCAATTTTCCTGACATTTGAAAATCAAAGCGATCTCTATCTGTAGGTGCTAAATAAGCTGTATGTGGGTCAAACTCTTCTACTACCGCATTAATATATACGGAAAACCAATCTTCACGACGTCTATCATCGATAAAAGAAAAAAGTTCATCTAAAGACGTTAATGTAATTTGCCTTGCTTCTTTTTCGATTTCTATTATTGATTTTTGCTCCGTTTTTTCTTCACTTTTCTCTTGTTCATCAATAATATCATGATAATTTGCTATTGCAGAGAATTTTAATTGTTGTCTCCAGCGTTCTTTTAAATCTTTTTTAGATTTTGCATAATCTAATGCCTCATAATCTGCACTATAGCTTTCTTTCTTATCAAAATCAAAAGGTGTTTCTAGTATTTCTTTATAAATTGCTTTAGACTCTTCTTTACGTTGTAAAAGACGTTCGTGAGTAAGATTAAAAAAAGACAAGTCCCTATCCTTAATTTGGTCATCTATTTTAGTTTCATACGCCTTAAATTCTTTTATATCTGACTTGAGAAAATAGCGTTTAAAAGGATCAATTTGGTTTAAGTAATCTTTATAGACGTTTTTAGAAAAATCATCATTTATATCTTTAGGGCTAAAATGACCTTGATCAATCACATAAGTAATTAATTGTATTAAAAGTTTATCTTTATCGTCTCCATCTGCATCAATCTTTTTTGTTGTAAAGCTACATGATGCAAAAGCTAATAATAATGTAAGTAATAAAATGTTATAATTCCTTTTCATATATCTAAGTACTTGATTCGGTTTTTTAATTATTCAACTAAAATAAAGAAAAAACTATGCCAACATCACAGTTTCTCTACTAATTTTTTGTTAAACGCTGTAAAATAAGAATTTCAAGATGAATTTCCTTACTTTTGTTATGAATTAATTTGGAAGCATAAATGCATAAAAAACCTTTAATTTTAATTACAAATGATGATGGTATCACTGCTCCAGGTATTCGCACACTTATAAAAATAATGATCTCTTTTGGAGATGTTGTTGTTGTTGCTCCAGATAGTCCACAAAGTGGTATGGGGCATGCTATAACTGTAAATGACACTTTATATTGTAAGCAAGAACATATAGATGATGGACCCCAAAAAGAATATAGTACTTCTGGCACACCTGCTGATTGTGTAAAACTTGCTATTCATGAATTATTAGACAGAAGACCTAGTTTATGTGTTTCTGGTATTAATCATGGGTCTAACTCATCCATAAATGTAATCTATTCTGGCACAATGAGCGCAGCTATTGAAGCTGGTATAGAAGGCATTCCAGCTATTGGTTTTTCTGTTTCTGATTATAATTGGGATGCAGATTTCTCCAAAACAGGGCCTTATATTAAAACCATTGTTAAAAACGTTTTAAATAATGGGATTCCAAATGGAATGGTGCTTAATGTAAATTTTCCAAAAACAGAAGGAAACTACAAAGGAATAAAAGTTTGTAGGCAAGCTAAGGGTAATTGGCACGAAAAATTTGATCGTCGAAAAAGCCCACAAGGGCGTGATTATTATTGGTTAGCTGGGAAATTTGTTAACTTAGATAGAGGTGAAGATACTGATGAATGGGCTCTAGACAATGGCTTTGTTTCTTTAGTCCCTGTACAATTTGATCTGACTGCACATTATTATATTCAACAATTAAACTCTTGGAATTTAAATGATTAAAAAAGAACTTAGTATTGGAATGTTAATAGGCCTTATTGCAAATGCTATTGGGTTATTGGTGACTGCAACAATTTTTGGAAATGGCGATGGATTTATGAAGGTAATAAAGGCAGCTATCGCTGAAGATTTTATTGGGAAACTTATAAGTTTAGGTGCCATATTAAATTTAATTGCATTTTTTGTTTTCATAAAAAAGAAACAAGATTATAGAGCCAAAGGAGTATTGCTAATTACTATTTTTATTGCTGTTTTCACCTTTATTGTTAAGTTATAGTTTATTAAATGAAGTATTACATTATTGCAGGAGAAGCCTCTGGAGATTTACACGGCGCCAACTTAATGAAAGCATTACAGAGTTTTGATTCTGATGCTGAATTTCGTTTTTGGGGTGGTGACCTTATGCATAAAGTAGACAAAAACTTAATAAAACATTATAAAGATTTAGCTTTTATGGGGTTTTTAGAGGTGATTTTAAATTTAAAAACCATCACTAAAAACTTAGGTTTTTGTAAAAATGATATTAAAGCATATAATCCTGATGTGATTATTTTTATAGATTATCCAGGGTTTAATCTCCGTATAGCTAAATGGGCAAAAGAAAACAACTTTAAAACTCATTATTACATTTCTCCTCAAATTTGGGCTTGGAAAGAAAACAGAATTAAAAGTATAAAACGTGATGTCGATAAAATGTACGTGATTTTACCTTTCGAAAAAACATTTTATGAAGACAAGCACAATTATCCTGTTGAGTTTGTCGGTCACCCTTTAATAGATGCCATTTCTGATCGTGTGCAAGTAGATGAACAAAGCTTTAGATCAGAACATAAATTAAACGATAAACCAATAGTTGCATTACTTCCAGGTAGTCGTAAACAGGAAATAAAAAAAATGCTATCTGTGATGTTAAGTATTGTTCCTGATTTCTCAGATTACCAATTTGTTATTGCAGGTGCACCAAGTCAAGATTATGATTTTTATAAGCAGTTCATAGATAATGCAACAGTACATTTTGTAAGTAATAAAACATACGATCTATTAAGTGTATCTTCTGCTGCTCTTGTAACTTCCGGTACTGCTACTCTAGAGACTGCTCTTTTTAAAGTACCCGAAGTTGTTTGCTATAAAGGAAGTTGGCTATCTTATGAAATCGGGAAACGCTTGGTAAAACATATTAAGTACATTTCGTTAGTAAATTTAATTATGGATAAAGAAGTTGTTACAGAATTGATTCAAAACGATTTTAATACATCTCAATTAAAACAAGAATTATCATCAATTTTAGAAAGCACAAAACGAGAGGCTTTATTTTCAAGTTATTTTGAGTTAGAAGAAAAATTAGGTGGCAAAGGCGCTAGTAATAAAGTTGCACAATTAATTTATAATTCTATAAATTAGTAAATGCGTCAACTCTTACTCATCTTAGTACTTTTAACAAGCTGTTTTACCTCGTGTAAATCTTCAAAACGAGCAATAACTAAAAGTGCAACTACAGGAGTAATTATTAAACCTAAAACTACCTATGCAATAGCAGATAGTATTATTAAATATTCTAAAACATTTAAGGGTGTTAAATACAAGTATGGAGGAACCGATAGAAAAGGGCTAGATTGCTCAGGGCTAATTTATTTAGCTTTTAAAAGTGAGAATATTTTTATCCCTAGAGTTTCTTATATAATGGCTAAAGAAGGAAAACCTATTTCTTTAAGTGATGTTATTAAAGGCGATTTATTGTTCTTTAAAACTACTAAAAGCACAAAACGTATTAATCATGTTGGATTAGTAATAGAATCAAAGCAAGATACTATTACGTTTATTCATTCTACTACAAGTAAAGGTGTTATAACTTCAACTTTATCAGAACTTTATTGGAATAATACATTTATAGAGGCACGTCGTATTTTATAGGATTTTTCTTATCTTCCAACAATGAAGTTGATAAATTCTATTCTTATTAAGCTTACTTTATGTCTCATTTTCGGTATTATACTAGAGTATTTTTTCTTTATTGATTATAGTTCGATCTTATATATCAGTTCTTTTTTAGTAATTCTTTTTGGTATTGCATATTTTATTTCAAGAAACAAACATATTCAACACATTGGGTTTGGAATCATAATTTATTCTACAACAATTTCAGTGGGAATATTAACCGCTACATTACATCAACAATCTAATTTCAAAAATCATTATAGTAAAAATATCGTTAAAGAAAATGATACTACAAATACGATTAGTTTCAAGATTAGAGAAACCTTAAAACCTACTAATTATCAAAACAAGTATATTATAGATATTCTAAGAATAGATGATCGTGTTACTTCTGGGAAGGCTTTATTAAATACTTCTATAGATTCTACAGTTTTAAAATTGAATATCGATGATATTTTTATAACAACATCTAATTTTAAAGCTATTAATTCACCTTTAAATCCACATCAATTTGATTATAAAAACTATTTAGAAAAGCAATATATTTATCACCAACTATCTCTTAACAATAATGAATTACTTTTAGTTAACTCTAAAGTACATACTCTTTTTGGATTTGCTTCAAGGTTAAGATCTACTATAAATTTAAAGCTTAAACAGCATAGTTTTAAAGCAAGTGAACTTGCCATAATTAATGCTTTATTATTAGGGCAACGACAGGATATTTCAAAAGAAATTTATAGTACTTATGCTGATGCTGGAGCAATACACATTCTTGCAGTTTCTGGTTTACATATTGGTATATTATTATTTTTATTCAACTTTCTATTAAAGCCTTTAGAGCGATTTAAATATGATAAAAATATTAAAGCACTGCTTATTGTTATTTTGCTATGGTCTTTTGCTATTATCGCTGGTTTGTCTGCTTCGGTTGTACGAGCTGTAACAATGTTTAGCATCATCGCAATTGCTATGAATTTAAAGAGGCCTACTAATATTTATAACACTCTAGCATTTTCAATATTCATTTTATTACTAATAAAACCAGAATTTCTTTTTGATGTTGGTTTTCAGCTCAGTTATTTAGCTGTATTTTCTATTGTGATACTTCAGCCTATGCTATATAATCTTGTCCACATTAAATACAAGTTTTTTGATTTTTTTTGGAAAATTTTCACAGTAACTGTAGCAGCTCAAATTGGGGTTATCCCAATAAGTTTATACTATTTCCATCAATTTCCTAGCTTATTCTTTCTATCCAATTTAATTATTGTGCCTTGTCTTGGATTTTTATTAGGATTAGGGATATTTATAATTATTTTATCTTTATTAAATGGTCTTCCTGATTTTTTAGCTTCGTTTTATGGTAGTTTAATAAGCTTAATGAATGATTTTGTTAGCTGGGTATCACTCCAAGAAGCTTTCTTATTTAAAAACATTTCTTTTAGCTTAAGTAATGTTATTTTAAGTTATCTATTAATTTCTACTCTTATTTACACGTTTAAAAGGAAAAACTATCGAAGTATTATCTCAGTGCTCAGTGTTATCTTAATAATTCAAGTATCAGCGCTTATAAACAAGCAAAAAGATATTGATTCTCGATTTATTATATTTCAAAAAAGTAAGTTTAGTATGATTGGTTTACAAAAAGGAAAATCACTTATTATTCATCATAATTTAAATGACTCTATTCTTATTAAAGATAACATACTTACAAACTATAAAGTAGGGGAACATATAAAAAATATGATGTTTGATTCGATACAATCGGTATACATTTTAAACAAGAAAAAGTTATTAATTGTCGATAGTTTAGGGATTTATAATATTACTGAATTTAAACCAGATATTGTATTATTAAGGAATTCACCAAAAGTAAATTTAAATCGTTTAATCGATAGCTTAACCCCTGATTTAATTATTAGTGACGGTAGTAATTTTAAAATCTATGAGCGGCGTTGGAAAAGAACAGCACATAAGAAAAAGCGCCTTTTTCATCAAACTAATGAAAAAGGCGCTTATATATTTAATTCTAACTCTTATTAAATCTCTTTAAACTCTGCTTTAAAAGAAGCATAGTATTTGTCAAATGCTTCTTGACTTGTTAATGTTTTATAAGCGTCCGTTTTAAATAATTTTAAATATAATTCTAATTCTTGTGGTTGTTTAAATCCTACAATTGGAGCTAATAAATTTCCTTGCTCATCCATAAAAACTATAGTTGGATATGCTCTTATTCCTAAATATATAGAAAATTCGTGTGGGCTATTTCTGCGATTAGCCAATTCTGCCTTATAACCTGGGTTTTTATATACTTTATTTTTAAAATTAATTTCAGAATTCCCCTCTGCATTAAATTTTACTGCATAGTAGTTTTCATTTACATATTTCACAACGTCAGGATTATGAAATGTTTTGCTATCTAGTATTTTACAAGGACCACACCAATTAGTATATGCATCCATTATAATCTTTTTTGGATTCTCTTTTTGAAGTGCAACTGCCTCTTCTAAGGTCATCCAGTTTATCTCTTGTGCTATAATATTAACAGATGTAAATAGGGTTAATATTATTAGAATCGTTACTTTTTTCATAATCGATTTGTTGTGATTCAGGGCTCAAACTTACTAAATATTACACTTTATTTTTAATGTTTAACTCAAAATTATGACTCTAACTACTTAATTCCGTGCATTAATTTCCTTAAACGTTTGTTTAGCAAAACCAGTAATAATGCAGAACCAAATGAGCTATATACAAAAATAGAGAAAAATCCAGACATGGAAATTGACTTTGAAATTTCATCAATATAACTCCCTATGATTCCTCCTGTGAAGTTAGCTACAAAATTAGCTAGATAAAATACACCAAACATCAATGCCATAATACGCTTAGGAGAAAGCTTATTTACATACGATAATCCTACTGGTGATATCGCAAGCTCTCCAACTGTATGAAAAAAATAAGCCAATATTAACCATATCATACTTACAGAAGCAGTTTTTGCTCCTATCGGAATTGTACTTGCTCCTATTGCTAACATTATAAACCCTATTCCCAGTAAAGAGAGGCCCATAGCAAATTTAATTGGTCCTGAAGGCTCAATTTTCTTCTTGTTTAATGTTTTCCACATTTTGGAAAATAAGGGCGCCAAAGAAATAATAAAAAAAGCATTTAAAGTTCCAAACCATGCTGTCGGAATTTCTAATGTTTCATTATTAAAATTCTTATAATTTATAACACCCATTGCTAACCAAATAATTATAAAACAAGCTCCAAGAAATATAATAGATAACGAATATGTTTTACCTATTTTTTTGCTTAAAAGCACAAATACATATGTAAGAATTAACATTGGAATAATAGTTAATATTAAGCTTACAATTCTAAATGTATTTATAGAAGTACTCGTAGTAAGTGATCTTTGAGTATAATCTTGAGCAAAGATGGTCATCGTACCTCCAGCTTGTTCAAATGCCAGCCAGAAAAACACTATAAAAAATGATAATATGGCTACAACAGTTAATCGATCACGT is from Flavobacteriaceae bacterium and encodes:
- a CDS encoding DUF255 domain-containing protein, yielding MKKVTILIILTLFTSVNIIAQEINWMTLEEAVALQKENPKKIIMDAYTNWCGPCKILDSKTFHNPDVVKYVNENYYAVKFNAEGNSEINFKNKVYKNPGYKAELANRRNSPHEFSIYLGIRAYPTIVFMDEQGNLLAPIVGFKQPQELELYLKLFKTDAYKTLTSQEAFDKYYASFKAEFKEI
- a CDS encoding NlpC/P60 family protein produces the protein MRQLLLILVLLTSCFTSCKSSKRAITKSATTGVIIKPKTTYAIADSIIKYSKTFKGVKYKYGGTDRKGLDCSGLIYLAFKSENIFIPRVSYIMAKEGKPISLSDVIKGDLLFFKTTKSTKRINHVGLVIESKQDTITFIHSTTSKGVITSTLSELYWNNTFIEARRIL
- a CDS encoding ComEC family competence protein, which gives rise to MKLINSILIKLTLCLIFGIILEYFFFIDYSSILYISSFLVILFGIAYFISRNKHIQHIGFGIIIYSTTISVGILTATLHQQSNFKNHYSKNIVKENDTTNTISFKIRETLKPTNYQNKYIIDILRIDDRVTSGKALLNTSIDSTVLKLNIDDIFITTSNFKAINSPLNPHQFDYKNYLEKQYIYHQLSLNNNELLLVNSKVHTLFGFASRLRSTINLKLKQHSFKASELAIINALLLGQRQDISKEIYSTYADAGAIHILAVSGLHIGILLFLFNFLLKPLERFKYDKNIKALLIVILLWSFAIIAGLSASVVRAVTMFSIIAIAMNLKRPTNIYNTLAFSIFILLLIKPEFLFDVGFQLSYLAVFSIVILQPMLYNLVHIKYKFFDFFWKIFTVTVAAQIGVIPISLYYFHQFPSLFFLSNLIIVPCLGFLLGLGIFIIILSLLNGLPDFLASFYGSLISLMNDFVSWVSLQEAFLFKNISFSLSNVILSYLLISTLIYTFKRKNYRSIISVLSVILIIQVSALINKQKDIDSRFIIFQKSKFSMIGLQKGKSLIIHHNLNDSILIKDNILTNYKVGEHIKNMMFDSIQSVYILNKKKLLIVDSLGIYNITEFKPDIVLLRNSPKVNLNRLIDSLTPDLIISDGSNFKIYERRWKRTAHKKKRLFHQTNEKGAYIFNSNSY